TGGAAAGATTATTAGAAGTAGAAAGTTGGCTATTGAACTCACCTCTAGAGTGGTAAAAACTAATCTCATCCGGCTAGCAACAACTGATGGCTCTTCAGCATGGCCGGCAACTGCCATCTGCTCTAGTTGGAGAGTCTTCACTGGGAGCCTTCAGGAGCAGAGAAGAGAGTGTTAATACACAATTAACTACACTCGGtacaaaaaaatgaacttcCAATAAATTCCTCGAAGAAAAACGTTGATGACAGGTTTTCCTCTTAATGACAAACTATCTAATTTAGGATGGTATGCCCTCCGGCAATCTTACCATGCCATTCCTCTCAGAAAGTATGCATTTGCTATGATTGCACAGAAGCCCTTCCACTGGACTATCATTTCATCAGAAACTGGGGATGTGGATGACCATCGAACTATAGTTGGTTGAGGTGTACATAGGATGGTGATGAATATAATGCTCAACCACATAATACACTCATCAACCTGCACCATAACAAGATGTCGTCATTAAATAGCTGTCATCACAGATCTTTAGTTGCCATGGAGGTTCTCATGATTATAGAAAAACTTGCATCCGATACATGTATTCAACTGATTATAGATCTTATATCCTTTTTAAAATGAGGAAACTCGTACATCTGGAGAAAAATTTTAACACCTATCTAACCATCTGGCAGTAGATCATTATACAGTAGCATGgacaaaatttaacaatttataaGCACACTTGTTCTTTTCCAGACACCTTTTCTCATCCCAAAATTAAGGAGGAATCCCTGAAAGACTAGGCCAGTGTTTTCAGAATGAAAGTCGATATCAAGAGTTCCTAAAGAAACTTCTCGAGAAAACAAATATTGCTTCTAATCAAAATCCTTAACTCCTAATAAACTAGTCTAGCTGAAACCAAACAGCAGCAGAACATTTTATTTCAATGTATTCTAGTGTTACACTGTTACTACAATAAGAAAAGAGGCAGTCTACCAAGAATCATTGAGTTACCCCACCTTGGTGCCAGTCAGTGGGAAGAAAGTCAATGATTTGGCAACTTAACGGCAAATAAATGGCGACAAATCTTCATTCAACTTCCTCAGTATTATATTATGGACTATGTACATACTGTATAATCCTAGATACAGAAACAGTAGCATCCACAGGGTTCCACAAAGCTGCAAAccatattcaattattttgtatCCATACGTATCCCTGATTGTGCAATGTGAAAGTGACTCACCTCCACAGATAAAATCTTGGATTTCAGGCTGGTACTTCCTCCATATGTTTCCATGGCTTCAATTTCAACACCTGATTCCTTCAAAGAAAACAGTTCTTTCCTCAATCCTTCATCAGTACATCCCAAAGCATATGCATTCACACCAGCACTGATGAACTCCTGAAAGATCAGAATCATAACAATGCACAAAGAGAGCAACAAACAGAAGTTACAGAGAAAGGAAGAAATAACTGAGAATACTTTTAAGTTGTCACCTCCTCCGCGCTCAAGAAAATTCTTGTATCGCCTGAACAGACTGATGGCTATATTTCGGGAGGAGCGATACTCATTTTCAGGTGAAGTAGCATCTTGTGACCGGCACTGAAGAAACCATGAAACAAGAGCTATATAAGGATATGTTAAATGTCAAGAGAGATGAAATGTTCTAATAAGCACTTACCAGCAATCTATATGAAGCGGACTGCTGAGAGAGTTTATAAGTTTTCAGTTGACTTGGCCAATTCCAAGAAAAAGAACAACTGCTGACTCCTTTAGCAGGAGAACTCACAAGGGTAGCGGAACTAAGATTACTTATCGAAGGATTGACATTTTTACTCTTGCAAGGAATGACTTCATGTAGCACACTAGTATCCAGAAATGACTGACAGCTGCTAATGGCTTGTGGATTTTGAAGCCCTAACATTGTTGAACCATGATACACTCACCTTGAAGCAAcaagaaaagataaaagaacaaaattcagAATAGTTTAGTGTTGCAAAGGATGACTTATCTAGTTTCTAAGATCTTTAAAAACCACTCTATGTTTCCTTGAGTAAGTGAAACAGGGAAACCAAAACAATTCAAATGTTATCCGTTTTGTGGCTTCAATATATCTGTTTCTTCTCGACAATACAACATTAAATGACTGGACTTTCACACTCATATTTCTCCCAAATCAAAACCTTAACACTATCGATTGGTAACTAAAAATGCACAATTTATGCAAATTGACACTATGAACTAGTTCATTTACATTATGATCATATCTATTATCTGCTTTCACCTTTGATGGATAATCCAATAAGAAGGGTTCTGTCTACAACTCTACACACAACAACAGAAAGTTACCAGCATGAACTACTACAACATCTACACCTTAAGCTTAAACAAAGTTGGCATCCGCTGTTAAGGATTCTCACAATTCATTCAAACACTGAAAAATTGTTATGAAGTTGCGAGTTATGTGAAACTTATGAAGTAATAGCAAATTTAAGATATTGATTTAATACAAAGTTAAAAGACCACACCAACAAAGAACTTGAAGGGGAAGATGAGACACACTTGGCGGACtagattttcaaaatcaatttcaatttttttagaaaagaataaACCTTAAACTAACCTTATCAGCGATTTCTTCCGCACAGGAAGAGATATGTAACGAGGAAGATGAGAATTCAGTTTAACAATTactgaaatagaaaaaaagatgaagaagatagCCACATacctataaatataaatatggattCTGTGAAGATATAAGCTGTTGGGACCACGAATTTCATGAATGGTTATAAGTTTTCTTCATCtgaattccttttattttccaCCAAAAATTTCAATTCTGATTTTTCTTACGTTGACCTTTCTTTGTCTAATTTTCATTTTGTACCTTTTTGCTAGGTAAATTTAAGCCCAACTTTCAcatgtcaaataaaaaatttatatttgtatgttataacaaagtttgcacgctctataacaaatatataattatataattcgctatacatatataattgtatgattcgctagtttaaattatataattcgctagcctatttcactgcaattgtataatttggctggtctatttcactgcaattgtataatgcgcAATTATATAATTCGCTGGCTTATTTTGCTGcaatatctgtataaaatttgttttgcatacaattgaatcgaagtaaaatgttcgtatattgtataattataagtgtataggaagatATAtgattttctctcgctttatacaaaaacagaaacacaattttatacacttctgttgtacaaagcgagagaaaattgtatttcactgcaattgtataattcgccggcctttttcgctgcaatatttgtataaattttgcatttgtatacaattgaatcgaagtaaaatgtttgtaaattgtataattaagtgtatagcacgaagatatatatttttgcatgtgtatatacaattttctctcgctttatacaaacaaaaacaaattttatacacttctgttgtacaaagcgagagaaaattgtatttcactgcaattgtataattcgccggcctttttcgctgcaatatttgtataaattttgcatttgtatacaattgaatcgacgtaaaatgtttgtaaattgtataattaagggtatagcacgaagatatatatttttgcatgtgcatatacaattttctctcgctttatacaaacaaaaacaaattttatacacttctgttgtacaaagcgagagaaaattgtatttcactgcaattgtataattcgccggcctttttcgctgcaatatttgtataaattttgcatttgtatacaattgaatcgacgtaaaatgtttgtaaattgtataattaagggtatagcacgaagatatatatttttgcatgtgcatatacaattttctctcgctttatacaaacaaaaacaaattttatacacttctgttgtacaaagcgagagaaaattgtatttcactgcaattgtataattcgccggcctttttcgctgcaatatttgtataaattttgcatttgtatacaattgaatcgacgtaaaatgtttgtaaattgtataattaagggtatagcacgaagatatatatttttgcatgtgcatatacaattttctctcgctttatacaaacaaaaacaaatttt
This window of the Solanum pennellii chromosome 2, SPENNV200 genome carries:
- the LOC107008618 gene encoding uncharacterized protein LOC107008618, translated to MLGLQNPQAISSCQSFLDTSVLHEVIPCKSKNVNPSISNLSSATLVSSPAKGVSSCSFSWNWPSQLKTYKLSQQSASYRLLCRSQDATSPENEYRSSRNIAISLFRRYKNFLERGGGDNLKEFISAGVNAYALGCTDEGLRKELFSLKESGVEIEAMETYGGSTSLKSKILSVEVDECIMWLSIIFITILCTPQPTIVRWSSTSPVSDEMIVQWKGFCAIIANAYFLRGMAWLPVKTLQLEQMAVAGHAEEPSVVASRMRLVFTTLEVVSPQWPRG